In the Alkaliphilus oremlandii OhILAs genome, one interval contains:
- a CDS encoding IPT/TIG domain-containing protein: MVLALLMILGATPIESFVSFANTDLVIGEIKVTKLFRDIYGADSYSVVITGKNLRVNGVDQLVVSIPDNTGIPRKVNPNSDSTAFTFVYELSTSQIGDTLYINGEPVDISDSGMPSITNKVPTTGIVDSTGTGEIKLTGSGFDKLKTPTPPAPAEVNAYLVQGTTELNIPHGGSDTEITSTALKGKTGVWSALFRKVDTLKLNSQVDVSFKIEHRYVDLFTVLNKLDVSETIELIPTQGGAGSQASLKADSLKPENEMSVFFLKSLDEEYTAANMATEENYRRDPDEKKDIFSFTVPRGLKEGPYYVVLTNNVNPSGNIKGQIKSYKILDKKFTVVNNRSSVVVDSIDPSKGSSKGIDAVVKGINIGRISGDIYSGGLRNPVDPDIITNPNKMKVTYTGGRYSLIGENGVEVDTLTREIQIFVGGPVRFREGSDFEKDTYDYMNVRVPENTDPQNLTKDVIVRIETKIAYTEDGIKKTATVVEEATLVGGFTYEALDHVPKITSIVPDRIPVNDSNEIMPGLKISIIGENFLLYRYETSDGKIHYRYPKITLGGHTLDKNSSPDIELKILDKNGREIDGRENNDLGSKMIITIPSGKIINESILNNTVDLKVTNPLRVPGSTDEGSSATGKIVFIKPTEDKKPIIIDVVPSTVTVAGEKGVTIKGQNFGEKVSVYIDGGKVSNVKRNGTGTEIVFDAPPKPEGYVQIIVQNEDGAIAIYDNFLYVQTYTDPKIIDFTPKKGTAGTLVTIKGENLLPPNPLVKDLSGIGILKLIGTRVFLGDKDMNEYHMPDGKNIKLQDYEMPDKNSIVRIEEGALKLSDYHHSVILQDDLSKAYYRIYFDTKLGKILLTDGDKNAYELLIKGGSIYGKKAGEIEKEFTIGADRKHLTIDGKTLNIMTPYTISEVAGVPTITGNRVRVINNNELIFKVDKMEREGYYDVTIVNPDTKKDSKKGNNGFYYSFQPEFNPVINEITPNEGSTSGQYYINIIGDKFVDNGDGTKTLVSIGTVVVDPKDVEVSPDGKSIRVKVPKYPGDLSKETDMDRKTVAVVVVNPDGGSASKEDGFTYIIPISDPKITGLILNKGSAAGGESVIIEGSGFRFYEPYTDLNSNVEWDLGEPFKNLNGNKDTGGSPIWDDLRYWLSPELKAKYDDLAKNYNKNIKPILPKVYFGGVEVEIKGFTATTIEVETPKGIKGNVEVYLVNNDYGTSNKVQFTYEASSPKITKISPSVGKKQGNDKVEITGEGFYESKIKVIKSIDEIIEKTLPLIQFGDTKDTNISNRDIRIDAPLNSGRIRDRLATVTVGNLTVKYDATSDIRKLSFILETGTGDSKTTYELKDVEYDDGVVFLPINLLRDSDGKPYNGYEYVRIMLEKIPGANVTTRLRVDRGFSPDATLISSRQISLKTPSYYTVGKVPVVILNPDGGEATGSFEYKNPDSKPAIDNILKDGQEGILDSGRKIIKVNIKGGNIISILGKDFRKPVTISIGNALEIKDGIEYDPSNEAISKKVTFKMPTVSEEYVNTIHRLVLANEDGGIASSDDSAPPIYIQFIKGETDGLSITKVTPNFGPSTGGTVVTIEGQDFRKTMDGYPNEKLKVYFGDGNSQVRVRDEDIISIQINRIQLRTPAHAPGSVTVKVENPDGSIAELKNGFTYVSNPKITAVVDPADPTERAPISVISILGGQEIKIKGAGFMEGAKVYFNPKLTPVNGTLEGNKDLIYIEGKPYILEEGTEGTDYKWIDGETVTIKTPPGKVDSFGVIVVNPDGGASSIYTNLTYGLPELTAPTGVVAELVYDRFIRIHWNEVPGASQYEIFVVIDDRTTELIGSTELTSFVYNDLESRTRYRFIVKAVGDFGSSKPSMESNTVRTGSVVGPPDEDGGLSENTTMTKTGNTANVTIGTDSGRGDIVIDLTKGTLAGSKDLIISMPAAVIVKDGSRNIQVIGTDFSLMLQPSAFNIATVRENSNKSDAGVRLIVKADTGNTQAPAGNQLSTVYKLEASTYVGNSHANVDYLARSINILLNYDVQKSNLRKLNKADLTYFDAASNSWTAVGNSTGMVEGLVSGEISRLGRYTVIGSRR; this comes from the coding sequence ATGGTACTAGCTCTGCTTATGATTTTAGGAGCTACACCCATAGAGAGTTTTGTGAGCTTTGCTAATACCGATCTTGTAATAGGGGAAATTAAAGTTACAAAGCTTTTTAGAGATATTTATGGTGCAGATAGTTATTCTGTGGTAATTACCGGTAAAAACTTGCGCGTAAATGGGGTAGACCAGCTTGTTGTAAGTATTCCAGATAATACTGGTATACCAAGAAAAGTGAATCCAAATAGTGATTCTACTGCATTTACTTTTGTGTATGAATTAAGCACATCACAAATAGGGGATACGTTATATATTAATGGAGAACCTGTAGATATTTCAGATAGTGGTATGCCAAGCATAACGAATAAAGTTCCTACAACCGGTATTGTAGATAGTACTGGAACTGGAGAGATTAAATTAACAGGTAGTGGTTTTGATAAATTAAAGACTCCGACCCCTCCAGCTCCTGCGGAGGTGAACGCATATTTAGTACAAGGAACTACAGAGCTAAATATACCACATGGTGGCAGCGATACAGAAATAACCTCCACGGCTTTAAAGGGAAAAACTGGTGTCTGGAGTGCATTATTTAGAAAAGTTGATACTCTTAAGTTAAATTCTCAAGTTGATGTATCCTTCAAAATAGAACATAGGTACGTTGACCTGTTTACAGTACTAAACAAATTAGATGTGTCAGAAACTATAGAGCTGATTCCTACCCAAGGAGGGGCAGGCAGCCAAGCTTCTTTAAAAGCAGATAGCTTAAAGCCAGAAAATGAAATGAGTGTATTCTTTCTGAAGTCTCTAGACGAAGAATATACTGCTGCCAATATGGCTACAGAAGAAAACTATAGAAGAGATCCAGATGAAAAGAAAGACATATTCAGCTTTACTGTGCCAAGAGGATTAAAAGAAGGCCCTTACTACGTTGTATTAACGAACAATGTGAATCCAAGTGGCAATATAAAGGGTCAGATAAAAAGCTATAAGATATTGGATAAAAAATTTACTGTTGTTAATAACAGAAGCAGTGTTGTTGTAGATAGTATTGATCCTTCAAAAGGATCTTCTAAAGGTATTGATGCAGTAGTGAAAGGAATTAATATCGGTAGAATAAGTGGAGATATTTATTCTGGTGGCTTAAGGAATCCGGTAGATCCTGATATTATAACGAACCCGAATAAGATGAAAGTAACTTATACCGGTGGTAGATATAGTCTGATCGGAGAAAATGGTGTTGAAGTAGATACCCTTACAAGGGAAATTCAAATTTTTGTAGGGGGCCCTGTTCGTTTTAGAGAAGGATCAGATTTTGAAAAAGACACATATGACTATATGAATGTAAGAGTTCCCGAGAATACAGATCCTCAAAATTTAACGAAGGATGTAATTGTTCGTATTGAAACAAAAATAGCTTATACAGAGGATGGAATAAAAAAGACTGCCACAGTAGTAGAGGAAGCTACTTTAGTAGGTGGATTCACCTATGAGGCTTTAGATCATGTTCCTAAAATAACAAGTATTGTTCCAGACAGAATACCAGTAAATGATAGCAACGAGATTATGCCAGGGCTTAAGATATCTATTATAGGAGAAAACTTCCTGTTATACAGATATGAAACCAGTGATGGAAAGATTCACTACAGGTATCCAAAGATCACTTTAGGAGGACATACTTTAGATAAGAACTCAAGTCCTGATATTGAATTAAAAATACTAGATAAAAATGGACGTGAAATAGACGGAAGAGAGAATAATGATCTAGGCTCCAAAATGATCATTACGATTCCAAGTGGAAAAATAATAAATGAAAGCATCTTGAATAATACAGTTGATTTAAAGGTTACGAACCCTTTGAGGGTTCCGGGATCCACTGATGAAGGATCATCTGCAACGGGTAAAATCGTTTTTATAAAGCCAACAGAGGATAAAAAGCCAATTATTATAGATGTAGTGCCTTCTACAGTAACTGTGGCTGGAGAAAAAGGTGTAACTATAAAAGGACAGAATTTTGGGGAAAAGGTATCTGTTTATATTGATGGAGGAAAGGTGTCCAATGTGAAAAGAAATGGTACCGGAACAGAAATAGTTTTCGATGCGCCTCCTAAACCAGAAGGATATGTACAAATAATTGTTCAAAATGAAGATGGGGCCATAGCCATATATGACAACTTCTTATATGTACAGACATACACAGATCCTAAAATCATTGATTTTACTCCTAAAAAAGGTACTGCTGGTACCTTAGTAACCATCAAAGGAGAGAATCTATTGCCTCCAAATCCATTAGTTAAAGACTTAAGTGGAATTGGGATTTTGAAACTAATAGGTACTAGAGTTTTTCTAGGCGATAAAGATATGAATGAGTATCATATGCCAGATGGTAAAAATATTAAACTACAAGATTATGAGATGCCTGATAAGAATTCTATTGTTAGGATCGAAGAAGGTGCTTTAAAATTATCTGATTATCACCACAGTGTCATCTTACAAGATGATTTGAGTAAAGCATACTATAGAATATATTTCGATACAAAACTAGGAAAAATTTTATTAACCGATGGAGATAAAAACGCTTATGAGCTATTGATAAAAGGCGGAAGTATTTATGGTAAAAAAGCAGGAGAAATAGAAAAAGAGTTCACTATAGGTGCGGATAGAAAACATTTGACAATTGACGGCAAAACATTGAATATAATGACACCATATACAATAAGCGAAGTAGCGGGTGTGCCTACTATTACCGGAAACAGAGTAAGAGTGATAAATAACAATGAATTAATATTTAAAGTAGATAAAATGGAGAGAGAAGGCTACTATGATGTAACGATTGTGAATCCAGATACAAAAAAGGATTCAAAAAAAGGGAATAACGGGTTCTACTATTCTTTCCAACCAGAATTCAATCCAGTAATTAATGAAATAACTCCAAATGAAGGTTCAACATCTGGGCAGTATTATATAAACATCATTGGGGATAAATTTGTAGATAACGGTGATGGAACTAAGACGCTGGTAAGTATAGGAACTGTAGTTGTCGACCCTAAAGATGTGGAAGTTTCGCCAGACGGGAAGAGCATAAGAGTTAAAGTTCCAAAGTATCCAGGTGATTTATCAAAGGAAACGGACATGGATAGGAAAACAGTTGCCGTAGTAGTTGTAAACCCAGATGGAGGAAGTGCAAGCAAAGAAGATGGTTTTACGTATATTATTCCGATCAGTGATCCAAAGATAACTGGACTGATATTAAATAAGGGTTCGGCAGCAGGCGGAGAAAGTGTAATAATAGAGGGTTCTGGATTTAGATTTTATGAACCATATACAGATCTAAATAGTAATGTAGAGTGGGACTTAGGCGAACCTTTTAAGAACCTCAATGGTAACAAAGATACGGGCGGAAGTCCGATATGGGATGATTTAAGATATTGGTTAAGCCCGGAATTAAAAGCTAAATATGATGATTTAGCTAAGAATTATAATAAGAATATAAAACCGATCCTTCCTAAGGTTTATTTTGGAGGGGTAGAAGTAGAAATTAAAGGATTTACCGCTACTACAATAGAGGTAGAAACGCCGAAAGGAATAAAAGGCAATGTGGAAGTATATTTAGTAAACAACGACTACGGAACCTCCAATAAAGTTCAATTTACCTACGAAGCATCAAGTCCTAAAATAACGAAAATATCGCCAAGTGTAGGTAAAAAACAGGGTAATGATAAAGTAGAAATAACAGGTGAAGGTTTTTATGAAAGTAAAATTAAGGTAATCAAGTCTATCGATGAAATTATAGAAAAAACTTTGCCATTAATACAGTTTGGGGACACTAAAGATACGAATATATCGAACAGAGATATCCGTATTGATGCACCTTTAAACTCTGGTAGAATAAGGGACAGATTGGCTACAGTAACTGTAGGTAATCTAACCGTAAAGTATGACGCTACATCGGATATTAGAAAATTGAGCTTTATTTTGGAAACTGGCACAGGAGATAGCAAAACTACATATGAACTAAAAGATGTTGAATATGATGATGGTGTTGTTTTTCTGCCGATTAATCTTCTTAGAGATAGTGATGGGAAACCATACAATGGTTATGAATATGTAAGGATTATGCTAGAAAAGATACCAGGTGCTAACGTCACAACGAGACTTCGTGTAGATAGAGGGTTTTCTCCTGATGCTACATTAATAAGTTCAAGGCAAATATCGTTAAAGACGCCAAGCTATTACACTGTGGGTAAGGTGCCTGTAGTAATTCTAAATCCAGATGGTGGGGAAGCTACTGGAAGTTTTGAATATAAGAATCCAGATAGTAAACCGGCCATAGACAATATACTTAAGGATGGGCAAGAAGGTATATTAGATAGTGGTAGGAAAATTATAAAAGTAAACATTAAAGGTGGAAACATAATCAGCATATTAGGAAAAGACTTTAGAAAACCCGTAACCATAAGTATTGGAAATGCTTTAGAAATCAAAGATGGGATAGAGTATGATCCTAGCAATGAGGCAATTTCTAAGAAAGTGACCTTTAAAATGCCAACAGTGTCTGAAGAATATGTAAATACGATCCACCGGTTAGTTCTAGCCAATGAGGATGGGGGGATTGCTAGTTCGGATGATTCTGCTCCTCCTATATATATTCAGTTTATAAAAGGAGAAACAGATGGTTTATCAATTACAAAGGTTACACCGAACTTTGGTCCTTCTACTGGTGGAACTGTAGTTACAATAGAGGGTCAAGACTTTAGAAAAACCATGGATGGCTATCCGAATGAAAAGCTTAAAGTGTATTTTGGAGATGGGAATAGTCAAGTTAGAGTTAGGGATGAGGATATAATCTCTATCCAAATAAATCGAATTCAGCTTAGAACGCCAGCGCATGCTCCTGGTTCTGTAACTGTTAAAGTAGAAAACCCTGATGGCAGTATTGCAGAACTAAAAAATGGGTTTACCTACGTAAGTAACCCTAAAATAACAGCAGTAGTAGACCCGGCAGACCCTACAGAAAGGGCGCCTATTTCTGTAATATCTATCTTAGGCGGACAGGAAATTAAGATTAAAGGTGCAGGTTTTATGGAAGGTGCCAAGGTATATTTTAATCCAAAGCTGACGCCTGTAAACGGTACTTTAGAGGGAAATAAAGATCTGATATACATCGAGGGTAAGCCCTATATATTAGAAGAGGGCACGGAGGGAACAGATTATAAATGGATAGATGGTGAAACTGTCACCATAAAAACACCTCCTGGAAAAGTGGATAGTTTCGGTGTCATCGTAGTGAATCCAGATGGGGGAGCAAGCTCTATATATACCAACTTAACCTATGGACTACCAGAGCTCACAGCACCTACAGGGGTTGTAGCTGAGCTTGTATATGATCGATTTATTAGAATACACTGGAATGAAGTACCAGGTGCTAGTCAATATGAAATTTTTGTTGTAATAGACGATCGGACTACGGAGCTAATCGGATCAACAGAGCTGACTTCCTTTGTGTATAATGACCTAGAGTCTAGAACGAGATATCGTTTTATAGTAAAAGCTGTGGGAGATTTTGGATCATCCAAACCTTCTATGGAAAGTAATACGGTTAGAACGGGTTCCGTTGTAGGGCCTCCTGATGAAGATGGCGGTTTATCTGAAAACACCACCATGACGAAGACTGGAAATACAGCAAATGTAACAATTGGCACGGACAGTGGTAGGGGAGATATCGTAATAGATCTAACAAAAGGAACACTGGCAGGCAG